In the Passer domesticus isolate bPasDom1 chromosome 4, bPasDom1.hap1, whole genome shotgun sequence genome, one interval contains:
- the EPGN gene encoding epigen isoform X2, whose product MAFGMLIYILLKAMGALSEDSAITASSLSTDLRNNWTKNNAEVDYTEQPKLLKLMQTCLEEHHSYCINGLCAFHSELRKPICKCLAGYNGERCEHLTLNSYAHNSYERYIAVGIGIGILTSGILAIIYCYVRKRCRKLQSPYKVCVGETAL is encoded by the exons ATGGCATTTGGAATGCTAATCTATATTTTGCTGAAAG CAATGGGGGCATTAAGTGAAGACTCAGCTATTACTGCTTCATCCCTCAGCACTGACTTACGGAATAACTGGACAAAAAACAACGCTGAag TGGATTATACAGAGCAGCCAAAGCTCTTGAAGCTGATGCAGACATGCCTTGAGGAGCACCACAGCTATTGTATCAATGGGCTCTGCGCCTTCCACAGCGAACTGAGGAAGCCCATATGCAA GTGCCTTGCAGGTTATAATGGAGAAAGGTGTGAACATTTAACACTAAATTCATATGCACATAATTCTTATGAGCGCTACATTGCTGTGGGGATTGGTATAGGAATACTGACCAGTGGAATACTTGCCATCATCTACTGCTATGTAAGAAAGAG ATGCAGGAAGCTGCAATCCCCCTACAAGGTGTGCGTGGGTGAGACGGCGTTGTGA
- the EPGN gene encoding epigen isoform X1, with the protein MDVLSFSVPLSIYLHYTAMGALSEDSAITASSLSTDLRNNWTKNNAEVDYTEQPKLLKLMQTCLEEHHSYCINGLCAFHSELRKPICKCLAGYNGERCEHLTLNSYAHNSYERYIAVGIGIGILTSGILAIIYCYVRKRCRKLQSPYKVCVGETAL; encoded by the exons ATGGATGTACTGAGCTTTTCTGTTCCACTAAGCATCTATTTGCATTATACAGCAATGGGGGCATTAAGTGAAGACTCAGCTATTACTGCTTCATCCCTCAGCACTGACTTACGGAATAACTGGACAAAAAACAACGCTGAag TGGATTATACAGAGCAGCCAAAGCTCTTGAAGCTGATGCAGACATGCCTTGAGGAGCACCACAGCTATTGTATCAATGGGCTCTGCGCCTTCCACAGCGAACTGAGGAAGCCCATATGCAA GTGCCTTGCAGGTTATAATGGAGAAAGGTGTGAACATTTAACACTAAATTCATATGCACATAATTCTTATGAGCGCTACATTGCTGTGGGGATTGGTATAGGAATACTGACCAGTGGAATACTTGCCATCATCTACTGCTATGTAAGAAAGAG ATGCAGGAAGCTGCAATCCCCCTACAAGGTGTGCGTGGGTGAGACGGCGTTGTGA
- the MTHFD2L gene encoding bifunctional methylenetetrahydrofolate dehydrogenase/cyclohydrolase 2, mitochondrial isoform X1, with product MAAAAAAWCLSSVSSSAALLRPDWAPLRRWRALARSASSFPRSAASDEATVISGTKLAHQVLKEVRRDVESWISAGNQRPHLTVILVGDNPASHIYVRNKIKAAAAVGISSEIILRPKDISQEELLDMTVKLNKDSRVSGLLVQLPLPDHIEERTVCNAIAPEKDVDGFHIMNVGRLCLDQPSIIPATAAAVWEIIKRTGIQTFGKNVLVAGRSKNVGMPISMLLHTDGEHERPGGDATVTITHRYTPKEQLKIHTQLADIVIVAAGIPKLITTDMVKEGAAVIDVGINHIHDPLTGKTKLVGDVDFEGTSNPQEIQMSSSGSGVEEVKKKAAFITPVPGGVGPMTVAMLLKNTLLVAKKLIY from the exons ATGGCGGCGGCCGCCGCAGCCTGGTGCCTCTCCTCCGTCTCCTCCTCTGCCGCGCTGCTGCGCCCGGACTGGGCGCCCCTGAGGCGGTGGCGAGCCCTGGCTCGCAGCGCCAGCAGCTTCCCTCGCAGCGCCGCCAG TGACGAAGCAACCGTTATCTCAGGGACGAAGCTTGCACACCAGGTTTTGAAGGAAGTTCGAAGGGATGTGGAATCGTGGATATCGGCTGGGAACCAGAGGCCTCACCTCACTGTCATATTGGTAGGAGACAATCCAGCCAGTCACATCTATGTCAGGAACAAGATaaaggcagctgcagctgtgg GCATTTCTAGTGAGATCATACTGAGGCCTAAAGACATTTCACAGGAAGAGCTCTTGGATATGACAGTAAAACTCAACAAGGATTCCAGAGTTAGTGGGTTATTAGTTCAGCTACCTCTCCCAG ATCACATAGAGGAACGGACAGTGTGCAACGCCATCGCCCCTGAGAAGGACGTGGATGGGTTCCATATCATGAATGTTGGGCGGCTGTGTCTCGATCAGCCTTCCATCATCCCTGCCACCGCTGCTGCCGTCTGGGAGATCATAAAACGGACGG gaATACAGACATTTGGAAAAAATGTTCTTGTAGCTGGAAGATCCAAAAATGTTGGAATGCCTATTTCAATGCTTTTACATACTGATGGAGAGCATGAAAGGCCTGGAG gTGATGCCACAGTGACCATTACTCACAGATACACCCCAAAGGAGCAGCTCAAGATCCACACGCAGCTCGCTGACATAGTAATAGTTGCTGCAG GTATCCCAAAGTTGATTACAACTGATATGGTCAAAGAAGGTGCAGCTGTGATTGACGTAGGCATCAACCATATCCACGATCCTCTTACAGGAAAAACCAAATTAGTTGGGGATGTGGACTTTGAAG GTACCAGCAACCCCCAAGAGATACAGATGAGCTCTTCTGGCAGTGGAGTAGAAG AAGTGAAGAAGAAGGCTGCCTTTATCACTCCGGTGCCGGGAGGGGTAGGACCTATGACTGTTGCAATGCTTCTGAAGAACACACTCCTGGTCGCTAAAAAGCTCATTTACTAG
- the MTHFD2L gene encoding bifunctional methylenetetrahydrofolate dehydrogenase/cyclohydrolase 2, mitochondrial isoform X2 produces the protein MAAAAAAWCLSSVSSSAALLRPDWAPLRRWRALARSASSFPRSAASDEATVISGTKLAHQVLKEVRRDVESWISAGNQRPHLTVILVGDNPASHIYVRNKIKAAAAVGMSCKCSFGISSEIILRPKDISQEELLDMTVKLNKDSRVSGLLVQLPLPDHIEERTVCNAIAPEKDVDGFHIMNVGRLCLDQPSIIPATAAAVWEIIKRTGIQTFGKNVLVAGRSKNVGMPISMLLHTDGEHERPGGDATVTITHRYTPKEQLKIHTQLADIVIVAAGIPKLITTDMVKEGAAVIDVGINHIHDPLTGKTKLVGDVDFEEVKKKAAFITPVPGGVGPMTVAMLLKNTLLVAKKLIY, from the exons ATGGCGGCGGCCGCCGCAGCCTGGTGCCTCTCCTCCGTCTCCTCCTCTGCCGCGCTGCTGCGCCCGGACTGGGCGCCCCTGAGGCGGTGGCGAGCCCTGGCTCGCAGCGCCAGCAGCTTCCCTCGCAGCGCCGCCAG TGACGAAGCAACCGTTATCTCAGGGACGAAGCTTGCACACCAGGTTTTGAAGGAAGTTCGAAGGGATGTGGAATCGTGGATATCGGCTGGGAACCAGAGGCCTCACCTCACTGTCATATTGGTAGGAGACAATCCAGCCAGTCACATCTATGTCAGGAACAAGATaaaggcagctgcagctgtgggtaTGTCATGCAAGTGTTCCTTTG GCATTTCTAGTGAGATCATACTGAGGCCTAAAGACATTTCACAGGAAGAGCTCTTGGATATGACAGTAAAACTCAACAAGGATTCCAGAGTTAGTGGGTTATTAGTTCAGCTACCTCTCCCAG ATCACATAGAGGAACGGACAGTGTGCAACGCCATCGCCCCTGAGAAGGACGTGGATGGGTTCCATATCATGAATGTTGGGCGGCTGTGTCTCGATCAGCCTTCCATCATCCCTGCCACCGCTGCTGCCGTCTGGGAGATCATAAAACGGACGG gaATACAGACATTTGGAAAAAATGTTCTTGTAGCTGGAAGATCCAAAAATGTTGGAATGCCTATTTCAATGCTTTTACATACTGATGGAGAGCATGAAAGGCCTGGAG gTGATGCCACAGTGACCATTACTCACAGATACACCCCAAAGGAGCAGCTCAAGATCCACACGCAGCTCGCTGACATAGTAATAGTTGCTGCAG GTATCCCAAAGTTGATTACAACTGATATGGTCAAAGAAGGTGCAGCTGTGATTGACGTAGGCATCAACCATATCCACGATCCTCTTACAGGAAAAACCAAATTAGTTGGGGATGTGGACTTTGAAG AAGTGAAGAAGAAGGCTGCCTTTATCACTCCGGTGCCGGGAGGGGTAGGACCTATGACTGTTGCAATGCTTCTGAAGAACACACTCCTGGTCGCTAAAAAGCTCATTTACTAG
- the MTHFD2L gene encoding bifunctional methylenetetrahydrofolate dehydrogenase/cyclohydrolase 2, mitochondrial isoform X3 — MAAAAAAWCLSSVSSSAALLRPDWAPLRRWRALARSASSFPRSAASDEATVISGTKLAHQVLKEVRRDVESWISAGNQRPHLTVILVGDNPASHIYVRNKIKAAAAVGISSEIILRPKDISQEELLDMTVKLNKDSRVSGLLVQLPLPDHIEERTVCNAIAPEKDVDGFHIMNVGRLCLDQPSIIPATAAAVWEIIKRTGIQTFGKNVLVAGRSKNVGMPISMLLHTDGEHERPGGDATVTITHRYTPKEQLKIHTQLADIVIVAAGIPKLITTDMVKEGAAVIDVGINHIHDPLTGKTKLVGDVDFEEVKKKAAFITPVPGGVGPMTVAMLLKNTLLVAKKLIY, encoded by the exons ATGGCGGCGGCCGCCGCAGCCTGGTGCCTCTCCTCCGTCTCCTCCTCTGCCGCGCTGCTGCGCCCGGACTGGGCGCCCCTGAGGCGGTGGCGAGCCCTGGCTCGCAGCGCCAGCAGCTTCCCTCGCAGCGCCGCCAG TGACGAAGCAACCGTTATCTCAGGGACGAAGCTTGCACACCAGGTTTTGAAGGAAGTTCGAAGGGATGTGGAATCGTGGATATCGGCTGGGAACCAGAGGCCTCACCTCACTGTCATATTGGTAGGAGACAATCCAGCCAGTCACATCTATGTCAGGAACAAGATaaaggcagctgcagctgtgg GCATTTCTAGTGAGATCATACTGAGGCCTAAAGACATTTCACAGGAAGAGCTCTTGGATATGACAGTAAAACTCAACAAGGATTCCAGAGTTAGTGGGTTATTAGTTCAGCTACCTCTCCCAG ATCACATAGAGGAACGGACAGTGTGCAACGCCATCGCCCCTGAGAAGGACGTGGATGGGTTCCATATCATGAATGTTGGGCGGCTGTGTCTCGATCAGCCTTCCATCATCCCTGCCACCGCTGCTGCCGTCTGGGAGATCATAAAACGGACGG gaATACAGACATTTGGAAAAAATGTTCTTGTAGCTGGAAGATCCAAAAATGTTGGAATGCCTATTTCAATGCTTTTACATACTGATGGAGAGCATGAAAGGCCTGGAG gTGATGCCACAGTGACCATTACTCACAGATACACCCCAAAGGAGCAGCTCAAGATCCACACGCAGCTCGCTGACATAGTAATAGTTGCTGCAG GTATCCCAAAGTTGATTACAACTGATATGGTCAAAGAAGGTGCAGCTGTGATTGACGTAGGCATCAACCATATCCACGATCCTCTTACAGGAAAAACCAAATTAGTTGGGGATGTGGACTTTGAAG AAGTGAAGAAGAAGGCTGCCTTTATCACTCCGGTGCCGGGAGGGGTAGGACCTATGACTGTTGCAATGCTTCTGAAGAACACACTCCTGGTCGCTAAAAAGCTCATTTACTAG